GGACCCTCCGCTTCTCGACAAAACGGATCAGTACGCTGCCTCGCCTGACCAGATCGATGAAAACGGCGTCACAGGCGTCCGGCATGTGGCGCTGAGTGTGGATGCCAGGTGAGTCTGTTGTATGGATCGTGTCTTCATGCGCCAGCTCAGTACCAAACCCCAGCGAATGGCGGCAGCCAGTTTTCAAGCAAAAAGTCCTAGCCATCTTACGACGCCTTGTGAGTTCCTTGGAAAACTATACCGTCTAACACATGCGCAGCACGTCCCGAGATGGTCCTCTACACTCTTGACACCCACCAACATCCATCTTCAAAAAGTCTCGGGGGCCTTGACAAACGCCGTCTTCTTTGTCTCTTTCAATCCCGCTCCCAACCCAACTTCGCCTTCCGAATCGCCCCTGCTAACCCCTACCATTCCTCCATCTGATCCATCCCACCCCCCACCGCTCACTCCCGACCAGTACCCCcacacccttctcttcagaGTCTATGGCCCTTCCTCTGAGGCACTCATCTCCCGATCGGAAGAACTACGTATACTCCACGTCCTTAGTACTCAATATGGCATTGGCCCCAGAGTTTTTGGCACTTTTACCAATGGCCGGGTCGAGGAATTCTTCCCATCACGCGCTTTGACCGCTCAAGAGTTACGCGACCCCAGTATTTCTCGTGGCATTGCCCGGCGGATGCGCGAACTTCACTCGGTGGACTTGCGTCGCTTGGGATACGAACAAGGTCGCGCTACGGAGCCCGCTTTATGGATATGTCTCAAAGAATGGTCTGAAGCAGCGGAAGATGTCATCACCTCTTTGACGGCCCTCGGCGGAACATTGGAAGCATGGGTAGAGCGTTTCTCTTTACATCGTATCCGGGAAGAAGTCACAATCTACCGGAACTTTGTAGAATCGCAAAGTGGAAAGGGCAGTGGCGTTGTGTTTGCTCGTGAGTTTTTTTATCCGTCCGTTTCAAATGAGGCTTATCGCTACGCAGACAACGACACGCAGTATGGAAATCTGTTACGCCTCGATGTTGAGCTTCCGCCCAACACTCCCGAACATTGCCGTGTGAGTATACCACAAGTCACCGCCAATGAGCTTGCTAACGCAcataaaataaaaaaagtATATTGTGATTGACTTTGAATATGCTTCTCCCAACCCCCGTGGGTACGATATCGCCAACCATTTCCACGAATGGCGAGCCAATTACCACCATCCAACTCATTCTCACTCCCTCAttcctcatttcccctACCCCACA
This Cryptococcus neoformans var. neoformans JEC21 chromosome 9 sequence DNA region includes the following protein-coding sequences:
- a CDS encoding choline kinase, putative, with translation MVVTPTRPPVEPSGPPLSPLALASTAPRNSSDSYFAAQAGSRPLPRHRRTSGSSFSKLSEFSLDPPLLDKTDQYAASPDQIDENGVTGVRHVALSVDASEWRQPVFKQKVLAILRRLHVPRWSSTLLTPTNIHLQKVSGALTNAVFFVSFNPAPNPTSPSESPLLTPTIPPSDPSHPPPLTPDQYPHTLLFRVYGPSSEALISRSEELRILHVLSTQYGIGPRVFGTFTNGRVEEFFPSRALTAQELRDPSISRGIARRMRELHSVDLRRLGYEQGRATEPALWICLKEWSEAAEDVITSLTALGGTLEAWVERFSLHRIREEVTIYRNFVESQSGKGSGVVFAHNDTQYGNLLRLDVELPPNTPEHCRYIVIDFEYASPNPRGYDIANHFHEWRANYHHPTHSHSLIPHFPYPTPIQREDFYRSYLSVEVDGRNGEEVVGKRKDVPADKVAALEREVRIWSPGCSINWALWGLVQAEEQVCALATKKEGYVPEFDYLSYAAERLEMFRDEAKKLGVPL